A window of the Cucurbita pepo subsp. pepo cultivar mu-cu-16 chromosome LG01, ASM280686v2, whole genome shotgun sequence genome harbors these coding sequences:
- the LOC111802222 gene encoding uncharacterized protein At1g24485-like translates to MIEDERKLIFLFEAVNSDDWVSIDCGNEDFLIDGSLVTWDTDDLYTDAGINQKIRTNKDQPLEILTTLRFFPSSKEQSCYKLPIYDQNLRYLVRSGFLYGNYDGLNQPPAFDFLLDGKKVSTIEPASATETIFDELVYTSKRSGFMNLCLAQRKDGGIPFISSIQAIPTGDDLYANMKFNETFRVVARINYGNDDGSLSSSDDNYERIWTLGTTPPNCNAISAIPDFESPENDPPSFVLDSAIESVNASSPIILTVDFSNASSASQSAYFVLYFTEEEALFDDKNRTIDIFIDGQKLSTITTSVERCTVVTLYPIIVRTPTVNVTLSAANSSAGSPPLITAMEVFVKVIPTGGASSLQFPFFSFILMLSSVFSDSSCLEFRVLVLKFELF, encoded by the exons ATGATTGAGGATGAACGTAAactgattttcctttttgaggCAGTCAACAGCGACGATTGGGTGAGCATCGACTGTGGCAATGAGGATTTTCTAATAGACGGCTCTCTAGTTACATGGGACACAGACGATCTCTACACTGACGCCGGAATCAACCAAAAAATCCGAACAAATAAAGATCAGCCACTCGAAATTTTGACCACGCTCCGATTTTTCCCTTCCTCAAAAGAACAGAGTTGCTACAAATTGCCGATTTACGATCAGAATCTACGGTACCTCGTAAGATCTGGATTCCTCTACGGCAATTACGACGGCCTGAATCAGCCACCAGCGTTCGATTTCCTTCTCGACGGCAAAAAAGTGTCAACGATCGAACCGGCGTCGGCGACGGAGACGATATTCGACGAATTGGTGTATACGTCGAAGAGATCTGGATTTATGAATCTGTGTTTGGCGCAGAGGAAGGACGGCGGAATTCCATTCATCTCTTCGATTCAGGCGATTCCGACGGGCGATGATTTATACgcaaatatgaaatttaatgaaaCGTTTCGGGTTGTCGCTCGAATTAACTACGGAAATGACGATGGAAG CCTTTCGTCATCTGACGATAATTACGAAAGAATATGGACATTGGGAACCACTCCCCCAAACTGCAATGCAATATCAGCGATTCCCGATTTCGAATCGCCGGAAAACGATCCTCCATCCTTCGTCTTAGACAGCGCCATTGAATCCGTTAACGCCTCTTCTCCGATCATCCTCACCGTCGATTTCTCCAACGCCTCCTCTGCCTCCCAATCCGCTTATTTTGTCCTCTATTTCACTGAAGAAGAGGCTCTTTTTGACGACAAAAACAGAACCATCGATATCTTCATCGACGGCCAGAAATTGTCCACGATTACTACTAGTGTCGAAAGATGTACGGTGGTTACTCTGTATCCGATTATTGTGAGGACGCCGACTGTGAATGTGACGCTTTCCGCTGCAAATTCCTCCGCCGGCTCGCCGCCGTTGATCACTGCAATGGAAGTTTTCGTTAAAGTTATCCCCACCGGCGGCGCGTCTTCCTTGCAAtttcctttcttctcctttattttGATGCTTTCGTCTGTGTTTTCG GATTCGTCTTGTTTGGAGTTTCGTGTTCTTGTTCTCAAATTTGAATTGTTTTGA
- the LOC111808126 gene encoding receptor-like protein kinase HERK 1 produces MGASNVHFLIWILCALCLRSSLSLGFSPDDNFLIDCGSTSNITVGGRLFQPDGFFSDNLSNPNGKFVSTASKVSSSSPLFLFSHLFQTAKVFETTSEYNFKIKKQGRHWIRLYFYPFVYENFNLSLAKFSVSAQNITLLKEFQIESGSIIKEYSLNVTSSNLVLTFTPMVNSFAFINALEVVSVPNELIPLVVPTVEKIVESLGNRALETVARVNMGNETVPPSNDTLSRLWVADGPFLMHNNQAVAGRFVSNLTRVNMTTDSEIMAPRSVYGTATQLGAEPDANANINVSWSFDVDPGYEYLIRFHFCDILDLSFGSLFFNVFVNSWMVKDHLDLNNVTSGIIGAPYVLDTIASSIDSSKFKISVGPSSFHEYSAAILNGLEIMKISDSRGSLDEPPFDIHSKNSSNVKVGLIAGLVAGLVAAVLVTLVIVLCRRRRKAGLVGYLKEEENFGVNGRESNYVIGSVGYKYPLAAILEATDHFSESLVIGHGGFGKVFKGMLRDNTEVAVKRGASKSQQGLAEFRTEIEMLSQFRHRHLVSLIGYCDEQNEMIIIYEYMEKGSLKDHLYSSELPSLSWKQRLEICIGSARGLHYLHTGSTKAIIHRDVKTANILLDQNYMAKVADFGLSKTGPEFDKTHVSTAVKGSFGYLDPEYLTTQQLTEKSDVYSFGVVMFEVLCGRPVIDPSLPREKVNLIEWVMKRKDRDELEAIVDACIVKQIKLDSLKKYVETAEKCLAECGMDRPAMGNVLWNLECALQLQGDEKSSHGKESSSQADLSNHWEASVSTTQFSTGSAVDIAGISMSKVFAQMVREDMR; encoded by the coding sequence ATGGGAGCTTCGAACGTCCATTTTCTCATCTGGATTCTTTGTGCTCTGTGTTTAAGATCATCTCTCTCATTAGGATTCTCTCCTGATGATAATTTTCTGATCGATTGTGGATCAACCTCCAATATAACAGTGGGAGGACGTCTATTTCAACCTGATGGATTTTTCTCTGACAATCTTTCAAACCCGAATGGGAAATTTGtttccactgctagcaaagtTTCTAGTTCATCTCCACTGTTCTTATTCTCTCATCTCTTTCAAACTGCAAAAGTATTTGAAACAACTTCCGAAtacaatttcaaaatcaagaaacagGGCAGGCACTGGATCCGCCTCTACTTTTACCCTtttgtttatgaaaatttcaatttgagtTTAGCCAAATTCTCTGTTTCTGCTCAAAATATCACCCTTCTCAAAGAGTTTCAGATCGAGAGCGGCTCGATAATCAAGGAGTATTCTCTGAATGTCACTTCTAGTAATCTTGTTCTTACATTCACTCCCATGGTGAATTCATTTGCCTTCATCAATGCCTTGGAAGTTGTTTCTGTTCCTAATGAATTGATTCCTTTGGTTGTCCCTACTGTTGAGAAGATAGTAGAAAGTTTGGGGAATAGGGCATTGGAGACAGTTGCTAGAGTGAATATGGGCAACGAAACCGTGCCTCCGAGTAACGATACTCTCTCGCGCCTTTGGGTAGCAGATGGTCCATTCTTGATGCATAACAATCAGGCTGTTGCTGGGAGGTTTGTGTCGAATCTCACGAGAGTGAACATGACAACAGACTCTGAGATTATGGCTCCTCGTTCTGTGTATGGAACAGCAACTCAGTTAGGGGCTGAACCGGATGCGAATGCTAATATTAATGTATCGTGGTCCTTCGATGTCGATCCAGGCTATGAATATCTGATTCGTTTTCACTTCTGTGATATTTTAGATCTTTCTTTTGGATCGCTGTTCTTTAATGTTTTCGTGAACTCGTGGATGGTTAAAGATCATCTTGATCTTAATAATGTCACTTCAGGCATCATAGGTGCACCTTATGTCCTGGACACCATAGCCAGTTCAATTGACAGctctaaattcaaaataagtGTTGGCCCTTCCAGTTTTCATGAGTACTCAGCTGCAATCCTTAACGGACTCGAGATCATGAAAATAAGCGATTCTCGGGGTAGTCTTGATGAACCCCCCTTTGATATACACTCGAAGAATAGTTCCAATGTGAAAGTAGGTCTCATAGCAGGCTTGGTTGCTGGACTGGTTGCTGCTGTTTTGGTCACTCTTGTCATCGTGCTGTGTCGACGAAGAAGGAAAGCGGGGCTCGTCGGTTATTTGAAGGAAGAGGAAAATTTTGGTGTGAATGGAAGAGAAAGCAACTATGTCATTGGATCTGTTGGTTATAAATATCCTCTTGCAGCCATTTTGGAAGCTACTGATCATTTTAGTGAAAGTTTAGTCATTGGCCATGGCGGGTTTGGGAAGGTTTTCAAGGGAATGCTGAGGGACAACACGGAAGTGGCAGTGAAACGAGGGGCCTCGAAGTCTCAGCAGGGTCTTGCCGAGTTCCGAACCGAAATCGAGATGCTATCCCAGTTTCGCCACCGGCATTTGGTATCTCTGATCGGGTACTGCGACGAGCAAAATGAGATGATTATTATCTATGAATACATGGAAAAAGGGAGTCTCAAGGACCATTTGTATAGCTCAGAACTTCCAAGTTTAAGCTGGAAACAAAGGCTTGAGATATGCATTGGCTCAGCCAGAGGGCTTCACTATCTCCACACTGGCTCCACAAAGGCAATCATACACAGAGATGTCAAAACTGCAAACATTCTCCTAGATCAAAACTACATGGCTAAAGTTGCAGACTTCGGGCTCTCGAAAACTGGCCCCGAGTTCGATAAGACTCATGTCAGTACAGCAGTAAAAGGGAGCTTCGGCTATCTTGATCCCGAGTACTTAACAACGCAGCAGCTGACTGAGAAATCCGATGTGTACTCATTCGGCGTTGTTATGTTCGAAGTCCTTTGCGGTAGGCCTGTCATTGATCCATCTCTTCCAAGGGAAAAGGTGAATTTGATTGAGTGGGTAATGAAGAGGAAGGATAGAGATGAACTGGAGGCCATTGTAGACGCTTGTATTGTCAAGCAAATCAAGCTAGATTCTCTGAAAAAGTACGTAGAAACAGCTGAGAAATGCTTGGCGGAGTGCGGCATGGATCGCCCAGCAATGGGAAACGTTCTGTGGAATCTGGAGTGTGCACTTCAGCTCCAAGGAGATGAAAAATCTAGCCATGGCAAGGAATCATCCTCACAAGCTGACCTTTCGAACCACTGGGAGGCGAGCGTATCGACCACTCAATTCAGCACGGGGAGTGCGGTCGATATCGCTGGTATCTCGATGAGTAAGGTGTTTGCTCAAATGGTGAGGGAAGATATGAGATAG
- the LOC111807989 gene encoding protein RDM16-like isoform X1, with protein sequence MDRVTEKERSSKRSREERNGDHKHRSRDAEEKHFSKDEKHRESDHSHRRRHHRSDRDSKLERSHESRDLKHRRDRSPDERESSQDRDFKRERSYDVRDERERSRDRVSSKRERSSEPRGEREGSKERGKLREVRREQSEDEYEREGSLGPNQNSVRSNKRKERGGSEDRFDGGEKRARALEDGKEVNVAEMDDRKERRRFADGEKDDEANMSGRGKRERKRFGDRAKEEDNGGNVDGKVQVGGTSDEKRSMGNGSSVEHIDMSSSVPQNLLHPGHSHPIKVSSISTTNENKGVSIARSHEVHGKSSTDGTSSTAGKSGNLSLDALAKAKKALQMQKELAEKLKKIPLMKKDGWSSSASSSAVKSEEKAKPAGGLLGLTATTNVTTTLSAGVASSSSTLPAANALGGGINVPASLTSIPHFEAVKRAQELAARMGFRQDPEFAPLINLFPGNVATDVAVSQKPSKAPVLRLDALGREIDEQGNVVNLTKPSDLSTLKVNINKQKKDAFQILKPELDVDPESNPHYDERMGINKTKLLRPKRMSFLFVEEGKWSKEAETIKLRSKFGEAQAKERREKQAQLAKAKAAPDINPNLIEVSERVVKEKTKEPIPEIEWWDVPLLHSGTYEHVGDGSVADDKIRKDKITIYVEHPRPIEPPAEPAPPPPQPLKLTKKEQKKLRTQRRLAKEKDRQEMIRQGLIEPPKPKVKMSNLMKVLGSEATQDPTKLEKEIRAAAAEREQAHIDRNIARKLTPAERREKKERKLFEDTNSLETIVSVYKINDLSHPQARFKVDVNARENRLSGCAVICDNISVLVVEGGSKSIKRYGKLMLKRINWAASVKEEEEEDENDDKPVNKCSLVWQGSVAKSSFHKFSIQECMTEAAARKIFADAGVGHYWDLAVNFSDDLI encoded by the exons ATGGACAGGGTTACCGAGAAGGAGAGATCAAGCAAGCGTTCTCGAGAAGAACGCAATGGTGACCACAAGCATCGAAGTCGAGACGCCGAGGAAAAGCATTTCTCCAAGGATGAAAAGCACCGTGAGTCCGATCATTCCCATCGTCGGCGTCACCATCGGTCGGACCGTGATTCAAAGCTTGAGCGTTCGCATGAGTCGCGCGATCTCAAACATCGGCGTGATAGGTCTCCCGATGAGCGTGAGAGCTCCCAAGATCGAGATTTTAAGCGGGAAAGATCTTATGATGTTagggatgagagagagaggagtaGAGATAGGGTTTCGTCTAAGCGAGAGCGGTCGAGTGAGCcgagaggggagagagagGGCAGCAAGGAGAGGGGCAAGCTGCGCGAGGTTAGGCGCGAGCAGTCGGAAGATGAGTATGAACGGGAAGGATCGTTGGGGCCAAACCAGAATTCTGTACGTTCAAACAAAAGGAAGGAGAGGGGAGGAAGTGAGGATAGGTTCGATGGTGGTGAGAAGAGAGCTAGAGCTTTAGAAGATGGGAAGGAAGTGAATGTAGCTGAGATGGATGACAGAAAGGAGCGGAGGAGATTTGCCGACGGTGAGAAAGATGATGAAGCAAACATGAGTGGTAGGGGAAAGAGGGAGAGGAAGCGGTTTGGGGATCGGGCAAAGGAAGAGGATAATGGTGGAAATGTTGATGGGAAAGTTCAGGTTGGAGGCACCTCTGATGAGAAAAGGTCCATGGGGAAT GGATCTTCGGTGGAACATATTGATATGTCATCTAGTGTGCCCCAGAATTTGTTACATCCTGGTCATTCCCATCCTATCAAGGTATCTTCAATTTCTACCACAAATGAAAATAAGGGAGTTAGTATTGCCAGATCTCATGAGGTTCATGGAAAATCTAGTACAGATGGGACATCTTCAACCGCGGGGAAaagtggaaatctctctcttgaTGCTTTAGCAAAAGCTAAGAAAGCTTTACAGATGCAGAAAGAATTGGCcgagaagttgaagaaaattcCCTTG ATGAAGAAGGATGGGTGGTCAAGTTCTGCAAGTAGCTCAGCTGTGAAATCGGAGGAGAAAGCTAAGCCAGCAGGTGGTTTATTGGGGCTAACGGCAACTACAAATGTCACCACTACCCTTTCTGCTGGGGTAGCATCAAGTTCGTCGACCTTACCAGCTGCCAACGCACTTGGTGGTGGTATTAATGTTCCAGCTAGCCTTACCTCTATACCCCATTTTGAAGCTGTCAAACGTGCACAGGAGCTTGCTGCCAGGATGGGATTTCGCCAGGATCCAGAGTTTGCTCCTCTTATAAATTTGTTTCCGGGGAATGTAGCAACTGATGTTGCTGTTTCACAGAAGCCAAGCAAGGCTCCTGTGCTTCGCCTTGATGCACTCGGCAGGGAAATAGACGAACAAGGAAATGTTGTCAATTTAACCAAACCCAGCGACCTCAGCACTCTAAAG GTTAACATcaacaaacagaaaaaggaTGCATTTCAAATTCTTAAACCTGAACTTGATGTGGATCCCGAATCAAATCCTCATTATGATGAGAGGATGGgtataaataaaactaaactGTTAAGGCCAAAGAGGATGAGTTTCCTGTTCGTTGAGGAGGGGAAATGGTCCAAGGAGGCTGAAACCATAAAATTAAGG AGTAAATTTGGAGAGGCACAAGCTAAAGAACGAAGGGAGAAGCAGGCACAATTGGCCAAGGCCAAGGCTGCACCTGATATAAATCCAAATCTGATTGAGGTATCGGAGAGagttgtgaaagaaaaaacaaaagaaccaaTTCCTGAAATCGAGTGGTG GGATGTCCCTCTTTTGCATTCTGGCACATATGAGCATGTGGGAGATGGTTCTGTGGCTGATGATAAAATAAGGAAGGATAAGATTACCATATATGTGGAGCATCCTCGTCCTATTGAACCTCCTGCTGAACCAGCTCCTCCGCCTCCTCAACCACTAAAGCTAACAAAGAAGGAGCAGAAAAAACTCCGTACGCAGCGTCGTCTGGCGAAGGAGAAAGATAGACAGGAGATGATTAGACAAGGCCTGATAGAACCACCTAAACCAAAAGTTAAAATGAGcaatttaatgaaagttcTTGGCTCAGAAGCAACCCAAGACCCTACAAAACTTGAGAAAGAGATTCGTGCTGCAGCTGCTGAGAGGGAACAAGCTCACATAGATAGAAATATTGCACGAAAACTGACCCCAGCAGAACGCCGTGAAAAGAAAGAACGCAAGCTTTTTGAGGATACAAATTCACTGGAGACAATTGTATCCGTTTACAAGATCAATGATTTATCACACCCACAGGCCCGGTTTAAAGTTGATGTTAATGCTAGAGAGAACCGTTTGAGTGGATGTGCTGTGATATGTGACAACATCAGTGTTTTGGTCGTTGAAGGGGGCAGCAAATCCATCAAGAGGTATGGGAAGCTTATGCTTAAGCGCATAAATTGGGCCGCTTCCgtgaaagaggaagaagaggaggatgAAAATGACGACAAGCCCGTTAATAAATGTTCATTGGTATGGCAAGGAAGTGTTGCCAAATCTAGCTTCCATAAATTTTCTATCCAGGAGTGCATGACGGAGGCAGCTGCTAGGAAGATTTTTGCTGATGCTGGTGTTGGTCATTATTGGGATCTCGCCGTTAACTTTTCTGATGATCTAATATAA
- the LOC111807989 gene encoding protein RDM16-like isoform X2 yields the protein MQKELAEKLKKIPLMKKDGWSSSASSSAVKSEEKAKPAGGLLGLTATTNVTTTLSAGVASSSSTLPAANALGGGINVPASLTSIPHFEAVKRAQELAARMGFRQDPEFAPLINLFPGNVATDVAVSQKPSKAPVLRLDALGREIDEQGNVVNLTKPSDLSTLKVNINKQKKDAFQILKPELDVDPESNPHYDERMGINKTKLLRPKRMSFLFVEEGKWSKEAETIKLRSKFGEAQAKERREKQAQLAKAKAAPDINPNLIEVSERVVKEKTKEPIPEIEWWDVPLLHSGTYEHVGDGSVADDKIRKDKITIYVEHPRPIEPPAEPAPPPPQPLKLTKKEQKKLRTQRRLAKEKDRQEMIRQGLIEPPKPKVKMSNLMKVLGSEATQDPTKLEKEIRAAAAEREQAHIDRNIARKLTPAERREKKERKLFEDTNSLETIVSVYKINDLSHPQARFKVDVNARENRLSGCAVICDNISVLVVEGGSKSIKRYGKLMLKRINWAASVKEEEEEDENDDKPVNKCSLVWQGSVAKSSFHKFSIQECMTEAAARKIFADAGVGHYWDLAVNFSDDLI from the exons ATGCAGAAAGAATTGGCcgagaagttgaagaaaattcCCTTG ATGAAGAAGGATGGGTGGTCAAGTTCTGCAAGTAGCTCAGCTGTGAAATCGGAGGAGAAAGCTAAGCCAGCAGGTGGTTTATTGGGGCTAACGGCAACTACAAATGTCACCACTACCCTTTCTGCTGGGGTAGCATCAAGTTCGTCGACCTTACCAGCTGCCAACGCACTTGGTGGTGGTATTAATGTTCCAGCTAGCCTTACCTCTATACCCCATTTTGAAGCTGTCAAACGTGCACAGGAGCTTGCTGCCAGGATGGGATTTCGCCAGGATCCAGAGTTTGCTCCTCTTATAAATTTGTTTCCGGGGAATGTAGCAACTGATGTTGCTGTTTCACAGAAGCCAAGCAAGGCTCCTGTGCTTCGCCTTGATGCACTCGGCAGGGAAATAGACGAACAAGGAAATGTTGTCAATTTAACCAAACCCAGCGACCTCAGCACTCTAAAG GTTAACATcaacaaacagaaaaaggaTGCATTTCAAATTCTTAAACCTGAACTTGATGTGGATCCCGAATCAAATCCTCATTATGATGAGAGGATGGgtataaataaaactaaactGTTAAGGCCAAAGAGGATGAGTTTCCTGTTCGTTGAGGAGGGGAAATGGTCCAAGGAGGCTGAAACCATAAAATTAAGG AGTAAATTTGGAGAGGCACAAGCTAAAGAACGAAGGGAGAAGCAGGCACAATTGGCCAAGGCCAAGGCTGCACCTGATATAAATCCAAATCTGATTGAGGTATCGGAGAGagttgtgaaagaaaaaacaaaagaaccaaTTCCTGAAATCGAGTGGTG GGATGTCCCTCTTTTGCATTCTGGCACATATGAGCATGTGGGAGATGGTTCTGTGGCTGATGATAAAATAAGGAAGGATAAGATTACCATATATGTGGAGCATCCTCGTCCTATTGAACCTCCTGCTGAACCAGCTCCTCCGCCTCCTCAACCACTAAAGCTAACAAAGAAGGAGCAGAAAAAACTCCGTACGCAGCGTCGTCTGGCGAAGGAGAAAGATAGACAGGAGATGATTAGACAAGGCCTGATAGAACCACCTAAACCAAAAGTTAAAATGAGcaatttaatgaaagttcTTGGCTCAGAAGCAACCCAAGACCCTACAAAACTTGAGAAAGAGATTCGTGCTGCAGCTGCTGAGAGGGAACAAGCTCACATAGATAGAAATATTGCACGAAAACTGACCCCAGCAGAACGCCGTGAAAAGAAAGAACGCAAGCTTTTTGAGGATACAAATTCACTGGAGACAATTGTATCCGTTTACAAGATCAATGATTTATCACACCCACAGGCCCGGTTTAAAGTTGATGTTAATGCTAGAGAGAACCGTTTGAGTGGATGTGCTGTGATATGTGACAACATCAGTGTTTTGGTCGTTGAAGGGGGCAGCAAATCCATCAAGAGGTATGGGAAGCTTATGCTTAAGCGCATAAATTGGGCCGCTTCCgtgaaagaggaagaagaggaggatgAAAATGACGACAAGCCCGTTAATAAATGTTCATTGGTATGGCAAGGAAGTGTTGCCAAATCTAGCTTCCATAAATTTTCTATCCAGGAGTGCATGACGGAGGCAGCTGCTAGGAAGATTTTTGCTGATGCTGGTGTTGGTCATTATTGGGATCTCGCCGTTAACTTTTCTGATGATCTAATATAA